The sequence tagattgcACACTTAGCTGCTCAAAAATAGATTGCAAGATTACcaattttgtattgaaatttgCGGAAATGCATGAACCGAAACTAATATCAAGGCAGTAAAAAAGTGTCATACATCTATAAATTGCAAATTGCATGGTTAATTTTATGTCAGTTGGCTGTATGAAACATTTAAGGCTATTGATTTGTGGTGATATCTTGTGTGCTCCCTCGTAGTAAGTCCTGACAAATCGGCAAATACCTAAtcatttgttatcgataagtaAGTACCTAAGTAAGTAAGtacctaaaagtatgctacacaTTTACACATAGTCATACaattgtttgtgaattaaaaagGTAAAAAGGAAGTGATCAATTATTTCTTACTGTTATCTAAAACTTAAGTTcagaatattataaaaaaattaatgagtTAAACAATACCAATATCTTAGTGATATTCagtttgttaaaatttaataacatTTATAAAATGAGTGTAGTTGGCAAACAGTTAAATTCCTTACAGTCTAATGCTGACATTAACGCAAAAGATTCAAGAGAACCAAATTCGAAAACATCAATATTGGGAAAGTTCATATCACCTAATTATGTActtaatttaaatgaaataaccGAGGACTACTTGTGTACTGTTAGAGACAACATTTACGACATTGATTTTACGCGATTTAAAATACGTGACCTGGATTCAGGTGCAATATTATTCGAAATAGCCAAGCCCAGCAATCGATTTTCCCCGAGTGTGGAAGACAAGTTGATTGAGGCAGTGGATGGAATGTCTATTGAAGACTTAGTTGACGCAAACGCTGGCAGATACGTACGATACCAATTTACTCCAGCTTTTCTGGACTTGAAGAATGTTGGTGCAACGTAAGTAAATGCATAATTTTAAGGATATTtctacgtatatatacatatatctatgtgtgtttatatatatacatacatatattcgtaCGTGCATATAAGCaggggccaaatcgtaacatccgtgttCGTATAACTCCTcacgtaaaaacatgattttcggattatgacatgcGTGAACGTACGACTTCGATCGTAATTTGGGATCGCAACATACATACGTGACGTGTGACTGAACGTACAGGTTACGTACCACTTgcattcgaacacaaactggcgatcgtatacacacaaatttcattgaaaatgtaagaaaattgttaaaattgatgaacaataaaatataataaatttcaaactcttattattaacaaaggtcgaattcaaacaagcttaatccaagccaaaaaTAAATATTGGCCGAATTCACGGCGAGGCACCcgctttggtatcggcttgcttcaaatttaacttctccagaaagtaactaaaTGCTTCTTAAGTTAAGCGAAATCGTTTTAAGAAActgcaataacttttttttacaaagaaataatacataaatgatatgcttacgctttgttcgataagtccaaagggttactacacactcagagaaaaaatcgttctaaaaagAAAGAAACAAGTTCAAagttaagaacattcgttgacgaaagtctgttaagtacgttttttcttaactggtgaacgatgggcttgttttaagaacagttttaccaagcacaccgttcgtattttatgaccagtttggtatcgatgtgtgaaccttctgtgctcatttcaagcactacttgggcttgatttaagatttttcgttctcacgcttcgagaacgatttgtggtcgatttaacatttttcggtctcaattcaagaacggtttgtgcttgatctttgggggGAGTGGGAAGGAATTTTTTCAAGtcgtacccatttatttatttttttattacaaataattttgttgtcattaataaaaaatattaataacaaaaaaactatcatTAAAagccaaaaacgaaaaaatgcgtaatatgcattttttcatgtatttttcttactgagaaattcttctttttattgatgcAGTCTGAacatatacttaaaacatttcataacaagtttgagaattacctgtgcatatgtgaatggaatggcggccaccgtggtgtgatggtagcgtgctccgcctatcacaccgtatgccctgggttcaactcccgggcaaagcaacatcaaaattttagaaataaggtttttcaattagaagaacatttttctaagcggggtcgcctctcggcagtgcttggcaagcgctccgcgtgtatttctgccatgaaaagctctcagtgaaaactcatctgccttgtagatgccgttcggagtcggcataaaacatgtaggtcccgtccggccaatttgtagggaaaatcaagaggagcacgacgcaaattggaagagaagctcggccttagatctcttcggaggttatcgcgccttaaatttattttttttatgtgaatggaactgaacgaaaaataagagttaaaaaaatagaacataaaaaaattgttttaaaaagcttcagagtttgacggtgttcgaactcgcgccacacgatcgcaatcgcaacatcatagccgctgggccactacaactccTTGTtaacttgtgccaaatgttgtatttaacattgtagtgcacacgaattgtaccgtttcttttttcttgaacttaatttaagaaaattgttctcaatttaagaacatcgttctcattaatagaacatttgttcatattttaagaccagccgttctattttcaagaaaatagtgtcagttcaagaacaaggttgttgttgtaAGAACAGTTCGTTGGTTTTTCaggaacaaaaaagtaagaacatttaaagcttgaattgagtcgggtggtgctggattttagaacgtcgtttttctctgagtgcactctcttaaccgccttcggactatcttttcatcgccttcgctattactggagctcaaacaaaacaataaaattgggtccatcgcagttatttactttttttatttttggaaaccaatttgacagttcaaaatctattgtgagcttaaaatacaatccaacctaatgtggatcgtaaaatttattgtgaattgaaaagaaattacgttccgtttgctatcgtatgttcTAATCCCATTTTTTttacgtttgacgtatcacgtaattttgtTTCGTATGGTTGCTGaaccgtgatcgtatgttacgattcgagcaCCGTATTTGCcctacagcaaaaaaaaattaccaacatAAAAATTGCTTGTTTTTTATTAGAGTACATAAATAGTTAAATACAATTTCAGTTTTAAACTTCCCTACTATACAGCCACTTGGACAGTGACAAATTATCTGACCTTGAGGTAAAGTGGCATCAGAATTCTGACAAGATTTATATAGCAATGTCATAAACTCTGggcccgaatcgtaacatacgatcacggattggcaaccatacgaaagaaaattacgttaTAAGTCAAACGTATAAagaaaatgggattataacatacgatagcaaacggagcgtaatttattttcaattcacaataaattctaCGATCTAAattaggttggattgtatttttaggtcacaatagattttgaactgtcaaattggttgacgaaatataaaaaataaagtaaataactgcgatggatcaaattgtattgttttgtttgagctccagtaatagcgaaggcgatgaaaagatagttCAAAGGCGGTTAaccctttggacttatcgaacaaagcgcaagcatatcatttatgtattatatctttgtaacaaaaaattattgcagtttcttgaagagattgcgcttaacttaagaagcttttagttactttctgaagaagttaaatttgaagcaagccaAAGCGGGttccttttggcttggattaagcttgtttaatttcgacctttgttaataataagagtttgaaatttgttattatattttacttggtcatctattttaacaattttcttacattttcattgaaatttgtgtgtatacgatcgccagtttgtgttcgaatgaaatTGAAACGGAACGTGTATGTTCAGTCACACGTCACATATGTTGCGATCCAAAGAAGTCACGTGCAAAAAGGTTCAAGGGTCGATGTTCCTTTTTTGCGGGGAACAGCTCAATAGGAAGAATAGGTCCAGTTTAATACccacaccaaatatttttttatatctctGACACTTACTTCGTGACATCGAAAGATGTAGACTCTGTGGCGGCTTTTTgcctttgtttaaaaaaaaaatgacgcTTTTCATACTCCCATACTGTGTCCGTCGTCTTATAAGCTAGGAAAATAACATGTAAACGTTTCCCAATTTCGTTGAAAATTATAATTTCCCTTTTTACGAACGCTTTGAAGctctaaagctttgtattgcgcttattaaCCCCTTCACcccgtcctttgccggatattgatcaggtccgttccggtaacaagcactatcaagttacaagcccgaccatctcggaaacgaatcaatatgaccacattgagtcttctaggccatcccgtctcCATAGTTCCATGAGAatcttgaggtcgccagagcctcacctgttaaagaaataggattcgccactggTGGGTGAGGTTAATAATTGGTTTTaagaagctatgaattgcgctatCAACCCCTAAAATCCCATACTTAATTGATATTTTTCATAAGTCTCGAAATCTCCGAAATGGGTGACGAAGCCTCCCTGGTCGGTttgcgtcggttcaatttaggggTTACACagggtggagtcctatccccgcttctgtttaatttctacatatcaaagctccctttcccaccagaaggagttacaatcatttcctatgttGGCGACTgattccactactaaagcctaggaaaccagctaacataggagattcatatcgcccgatatctctcctatcgccagtagccaagacacttgaagccattttgctcccctatttcaaagcaaatttgcaactagcttgtcatcaacatggctttagaaaacttcatagcacaaccacggcgctaaatgccattagcaccgagataaattgcggttttaaTCAAAAacctcaccatagaacagtacttgttgcgctagacctatcaaaagcttttgatacggtcaaccatgtcacgctactgcaagacctggaagggtctacccttgccccaagtcttaaaaggtggaccgcaaatcatctgcgtggtcggcaggcatcggtgcaatttagaaacgcaacatcaaaaccaagaagaattaaacaaggtgtgccacagggtggtgtcctatccccacttttgtttaacttctatatatcaaagctaccttcgccaccagaaggagttactatcgtttcctacgacgatgactgcacaataatggccacaggcctaggcccacagatcgatgagctttgcaacaaaacaaacggctacctccctgatctttccaatttttcacctcgcgaaacctgctattatcaccgactaaatcgcCGGTGAccttacaacatggacgtcccaaatgtcgaccattttgaacatccacgtcaatggcagtacgctaccgactgccttacaccccaaaatctagggtatgacgtttgatcaggatctatattttggtgagcatgcagccgcagttgtaccgaaaatccagagccgtaataaaatcctcaaaccttttgctggcagtacttggggaaaagataaagaaacgctcattaccacctataaagcaattggccaaccgattgcatgctacgggtccccgatatggtcgccaagcataaagactactcactggttGTCTTCTTATGGCCCCAGAACACGATctacataatgagacgagaatactccccattggGGAGATAAATGccaggaattacccggtgaatcctgtactcaaaaaacagtacccaaaacttgcagaagaggaacactctccctagggaaacgcgagtcactctagctcaacttcgatcgggatactgtaacaggttaaactcttacctatccagaatcaaccccgacatacaaaatatatgtcctgtttgtaacgtgtccccacatgacaccatctcttcaactgtattgtggaaccaacgcctctaacacccctctcattatggtccacccctgttgaaacagcaagtttccttggactcccgttagaggatattgatgacaatttgtgatcggtcgcacctattggatggggcgaagcactgctacaacaacaacatgctgaCGACTGCgcgattatggctacaggacctgacccttcaattgatgaattagtttctaacaTAAATATCTATCTTCCCAATCTTTCCGGTTTcatcacctcgcgaaacctggaattatcaccgacaaaatccacggccaacctgtttacgacgtggaaggaacagatgtcgcaattATTGGACGTACGcatcgatggtgtcacactaccgactgtcagtcacccaaagatcttagggtaacgttcgataatactctaaccttcaaggctcatgccaccgagattgtttctaaagtacaaagtcggaACAAAATCTTCAAGTCGCTTTCCGGGAGCACAtgatgaaaaaaataaagaaacgttgctgCCGCttatgtgctacgcgtcaccagtttggccGCGGGGTCTTAAAagcacacactggaaaaggctacaggactgtcaaaatgctgcaatcagaactaccACCGGAtatctccttatgacccccgaacaccacctacatagtcaGGCCAAAGAggtcaatattaaagagcacaaccaCCGAAATGCTAAATAagcagtttttgcttaattgtcacaaaccaggacatcccagcaaacaactgcttgatttagcaccgcctccatggggattaagggaacatcttcTAAAGCACtttgacgagatccggcacctgccaacacagccgtttgatccaggcaacgcctttgtcaggacacgcccggtgaaccccgttactaatatgcaatatcccacccttgcggccgccgtggtgtgatggtaacgtgctccgccatccacaaaaaagatcccgggttcacgccccgggaaaagcaacatcaaaattttagaaacaagttttttcaattagaagaaaaatttttaaaagggttcacccttcggcagtgtttggcaagcactccgagtgtatttctaccatgaatagctctaagtgaaaactcatctgcctcgccgcatgccgttcggagtcgaaaATAAAACAactaggtcctgtcccgccaatttgtaggaaaaaataaaaggagcacgacgaaaattgtaagagaagcgcggcctaaaatctcctcggaggttatcgcgccttacatttatttatttatcccacccttgcagaagaagaaagcacattaccaagggagtcacgagtcaccctggcccaacttcgttctgcatactgtaacaggttaaactcttacttgtccagaatcaaccccgacatacgtaatgtatgtcctgcatgcgatgtgtccccacatgacaccaaccatcttttcaattgtaacgTGGCACCTACGTctctaacacctatctccctatgatccgctcctgttgaaacagccagtttccttggactcccgttagaggactttgatgacaatttgtgagtggtcgtgcccattgaatggggcgaagcactgttaatacaacaacaagccTCCCTGAAGATTTTATAATAATATTCATAATTATTTAGTTCTAAGTATGGAAAATAGTTGAATTCAAAACTAACGACAAAGTGAAAGCGTCATAAagatatatgtaatactcctatattgctaatagaaaatgctcgcaatgtgttttgaattcgaaatcaaaacaagacagcctatacaatttttgtgattgtagaagcataagtgtgagaagaaaaaatttaaatttaggtacattcgattattgaatacaaaaacaaaaacttttaaacagcaatatatcggcactctgatgtttgggaatgtacctagctttttgtagcaatataggagtattacatatatggtcatAAACAAGCATAAAATCAATAATTATGAAAGGgaatattttctttttacttcAGTTTTTCTACAAACAGTATTTTCTCTTTACCTCTTCTACTCTATGTGCATGATaaattttttgacagaaaactgcCGCAGTGCGTTTATTATGGATGCAAATCGTATTTTGGGTTCAAAGGGTGTATGGAATATACGTGCAAAATGCTAAATGTGGTCTGAGCAGTGTTTTGTAGGAAGGAGAAAAAGACACATATTTCTTTCCATCTCGTTGtggtttaatatttttttttagaaaaccaGGATAACTTCTTTTGGGTTTTAACGCTGTTTTGCTGACACTCAGAGTTACATCGAACATTTTGTTATGAAAGagtaaacaattttaaattttgtgtaaACACACAAACCGGATGCTTACACATTAGTATTTATCAAAATTTTGCCTATTCACGGCTATAAACGTAATGTGTTTTTCATTCCTTCAAAATTTCATTATCCTCACTATTTCATATAGTGCTTAATTATAACTGTTTCCTCTTATTTCTAGGGTGGAATTCACAGTGGGCAGCAAACCTGTAAATAATTTTCGTATGATTGAAAGACACTTCTTCAGGGACCGGCTGTTGAAAACATTCGATTTCGAATTTGGGTACTGCATTCCCTATTCTAGAAACTCCTGTGAACATATTTACGAGTTTCCAAATCTTCCTGCTGAACTAGGTAATTAATCTTGATTGTAATAATAAGACAGTTAATGAACTTGCAATAGAAGAATTACAATAGAAAAGGTTCGAGAAAATTGAGAAAATAACATCAAAAAATATAATGTCTcaatacaaatacaattttttattgtgAATTTTAAGTAggttttatgaatttttcaaaaccCCCAAAAAATTGATGTGCACTTATTATGTTTTGATGTGGAACTCCTCAAATAAGATGAAAATAAGATTGATTTTGATCAACTTAACTAAAGCAAGTAAGGGTGTCACAACTTTTGACGCAGTCCGAGAAGAAGACGCTCCTCGCCTCTTGTCAGGAGACGATCATCGGTGCTTGTGGCAGTACCATCCATAGTACACTAAAAGCAAAAACAGCACTAACAACATCAAAAAATATCCAACTGGGTACCAACCCGGGAACCAACTTCTAACCCCAAGGTGGCTTGTGGCACCAACCATAGTGCACATGCCTCTAAAGGTAAGAAGACGATGAAAAACGAAGGGCAGTTAAGACGCAACCGGTACCAGCCTGCGCTTTACACTCTTAACAACATTACTATA is a genomic window of Eurosta solidaginis isolate ZX-2024a chromosome 4, ASM4086904v1, whole genome shotgun sequence containing:
- the unc-119 gene encoding protein unc-119 homolog translates to MSVVGKQLNSLQSNADINAKDSREPNSKTSILGKFISPNYVLNLNEITEDYLCTVRDNIYDIDFTRFKIRDLDSGAILFEIAKPSNRFSPSVEDKLIEAVDGMSIEDLVDANAGRYVRYQFTPAFLDLKNVGATVEFTVGSKPVNNFRMIERHFFRDRLLKTFDFEFGYCIPYSRNSCEHIYEFPNLPAELVSEMIASPFETRSDSFYFVENQLIMHNKADYAYDGGMFI